TCTACGGGTGGAAGGAAGGCGCGGGCCACAACTTCTACGGCCCGAACAACGTCACACCGTGCGCTACCCAACTACAAAAACTCACCTTTGACTGGCATCGCGGCCAAATCCGCCCAGTCGCCTGAAAGTACCTTCAAGAGTCCCGGTCATAGTCGGACAGCGCACGCTCTCTTACAAGTTCATAGCGGCTTAATCGAAAAAGGGCCTCCGGTTTCCCAGAGGCCCTTCCGAGCGATTAATCACGCTTCCGGTGGAGGAGAAAAGCTCCGAAGCCCATCAGCAACAGGCTCGCCGGTTCGGGGATGTACACGTTTACCCAAACGGGGTCGTAGCCAGCCTTGTCAATGAACCTTATGTCAAATGCTGAACCATCAAGCCATAAGCCCTTGACGCCCTTTATCAGGCCGTTTTCGTACTTCCACTCCCAACCGTCTTGAGCGTGAATGTGAATGTGCTGGCCCGTCGGTTTGCCGTCTACCCATGTTACGTATTGGTAGCTGCTGATGAAGTCAATTCGGCCGCCAGCGAGATAAACTGTGGCGTTCTGCCCACCAATGGTAAGTTCTTCAGTCAAGCCGCCATAATAGTCCAGATGGCTGTTTAGAATCACCAAATCCATTATCCCACCCACATCAAGCCCAAGGGGGACGCTCGTGGACCACACTTCAAGGCGGCTGGAATTGCGAACCTCTATCCAATCTGCCCCCCCGCCATCAACAACAAGAACACCGCTGAGCCAATCGAGCGTATACGCGTACTCACCGGCCGCTATCACGCGGTCGGCGTACTCATAACCACCATAGGCTGGATAGAGGCAACAGGCGAACAGCAACAGCATTCTTTTCATCATACGTCTCCTTAGAATAACAAAGACATTATACACCACTGTCATCCCCATGTCAATGCCCTATTGGGTACTCAGGTAGACCTCAAGGAGATTGTCGTAAAGGGCATCCATAAACTCTTGCCAGTCGGTGGAGTCGATCTCCTGTTGAATGTCCGGGTCGGCAAGCCATAGGCTTTCAAGCGGGCCAATGAGGTTGACCAAAGCTTTGATCTGGGACTCGGCTGGCTCCTGCTCAACAGGCTGTGCCTCGAAAGCCATCATTCCCATCTGACTCTCTTCTCCGAAGCCCAT
The Phycisphaerae bacterium DNA segment above includes these coding regions:
- a CDS encoding PEP-CTERM sorting domain-containing protein; this encodes MKRMLLLFACCLYPAYGGYEYADRVIAAGEYAYTLDWLSGVLVVDGGGADWIEVRNSSRLEVWSTSVPLGLDVGGIMDLVILNSHLDYYGGLTEELTIGGQNATVYLAGGRIDFISSYQYVTWVDGKPTGQHIHIHAQDGWEWKYENGLIKGVKGLWLDGSAFDIRFIDKAGYDPVWVNVYIPEPASLLLMGFGAFLLHRKRD